One segment of Anopheles stephensi strain Indian chromosome 3, UCI_ANSTEP_V1.0, whole genome shotgun sequence DNA contains the following:
- the LOC118511250 gene encoding zonadhesin-like, with protein sequence MDNGVHRFLLSVNLVLLLVCCLPHLTTARHAQKCCPPNEVLLWCPPVCEPTCDNDCVPTPTGIPMETCVCKPGFVRHHGRCIERCECPAPSPPTEPPTECPPTATTPKPCARTFHGMTRNGEVPPVRTHYPHPYSAHTQPGPYSMMSQSQNLSSCSNYLYRPPVRPCPPKPMRTTTVSPFAVCPPNEVQQPSPICCEETCTTNCAAVLCPAQPPTGPLVCTCDSGFVRHKGRCIPRNECPVEEPVKFCGPNAHYSPCTPCCQQTCDNDCSKIFCIAACTGPPTCVCNEGYVLHEGRCILPSECPRKCPPTTVAPPHRYYYTERPCTPVCPPGASLRPYKPCCVDTCTTDCRLVRCTQSFTGPPTCVCDYGLVMHNNRCIPRDHCPTTNEPMYCGFGGSSHSNPYSFLMDE encoded by the exons ATGGACAACGGCGTCCATAGATTCTTGCTTTCGGTCAATCTTGTGCTCCTGCTGGTCTGCTGTCTACCACACCTAACGACGGCCCGTCATGCTCAAA AATGTTGTCCACCGAACGAGGTACTGCTCTGGTGCCCTCCAGTCTGTGAACCGACGTGCGACAATGACTGCGTACCGACGCCAACCGGCATCCCGATGGAGACGTGCGTTTGCAAACCAGGATTCGTGCGCCATCACGGCCGTTGCATCGAAAGGTGCGAATGTCCGGCACCGTCTCCACCAACCGAACCTCCAACCGAATGTCCACCGACGGCGACGACACCCAAACCTTGCGCCCGTACCTTCCACGGCATGACGCGTAATGGTGAAGTGCCACCGGTCAGAACACATTACCCCCATCCATACTCAGCCCACACACAGCCCGGCCCGTACTCCATGATGTCGCAGTCGCAGAATTTGTCTTCCTGCTCTAACTATCTCTACCGGCCGCCCGTACGACCCTGTCCGCCCAAACCGATGCGCACCACGACCGTGTCACCGTTCGCCGTGTGTCCACCGAACGAGGTGCAGCAACCTTCTCCAATCTGTTGCGAGGAAACGTGTACCACAAACTGTGCGGCCGTACTGTGTCCAGCGCAGCCTCCAACAGGCCCACTGGTGTGCACCTGCGACAGTGGATTTGTGCGGCATAAGGGTCGTTGCATACCGCGTAATGAGTGTCCCGTCGAGGAACCGGTTAAATTCTGTGGCCCTAATGCACATTACAGCCCGTGTACGCCCTGCTGTCAGCAGACCTGCGACAACGATTGTAGCAAGATCTTCTGTATAGCGGCCTGTACCGGTCCtccgacgtgtgtgtgtaacgaGGGGTATGTGCTGCACGAGGGTAGATGCATACTGCCGTCCGAGTGTCCTCGGAAGTGTCCTCCGACTACGGTAGCTCCACCGCATAGGTATTACTACACGGAGAGGCCTTGCACGCCGGTATGTCCACCCGGTGCAAGCCTACGTCCTTACAAGCCCTGTTGCGTGGACACTTGCACTACGGACTGTCGGCTGGTGCGATGCACGCAAAGTTTCACCGGTCCACCGACCTGCGTCTGTGACTATGGGCTAGTGATGCACAACAATCGGTGCATTCCGCGCGACCACTGTCCAACGACGAACGAGCCAATGTATTGTGGCTTCGGTGGCAGCAGTCACTCGAACCCGTACTCCTTTCTGATGGATGAATGA